The Candidatus Tanganyikabacteria bacterium genomic sequence CTGCCCGGGGATGTCGCGGAGATCGTGCCCGAGGACGCCCTGGCCGCGGAGTTGCTCGCCCGGGATCGGTTCATCTACGCCCAGTTCCAGGTGGGCACCATCAGGAAGTAGCTACTCCGGGTTGACCAGCGAAACTGGCGTGGGCCGGCCATTCTCGTCTATCGCGACGAACACCGCCTCGGCCGTCGTCACGAGCACGACCTGGCTGGGGTCGGATCGGCGCTTGGCCTCGACGCGGATCTCGATGGTGATGCTCGTGCGGCCAAGCTTGGTGATGCGCGTGTAGAAGCTCACGACATCGCCCACGTAGACCGGTTGCTCGAAGGTGAT encodes the following:
- a CDS encoding acyl-CoA thioesterase, with product MPDPAIRVILLPKDTNEHGFIFGGVIMAHIDMAGAVTARRDTTAQRVVTVAMREITFEQPVYVGDVVSFYTRITKLGRTSITIEIRVEAKRRSDPSQVVLVTTAEAVFVAIDENGRPTPVSLVNPE